A window of the Chiloscyllium plagiosum isolate BGI_BamShark_2017 chromosome 13, ASM401019v2, whole genome shotgun sequence genome harbors these coding sequences:
- the si:ch211-162e15.3 gene encoding protein NCBP2AS2 — translation MVLRKLLQSVLNNARLIEKLSESMPMRRAAQITVYVIARLQLRGQNVAERLSQFNALRQLLEKGDIPRNLNKKLAELKDAIAKELKDSLGKKGEK, via the coding sequence ATGGTACTGCGAAAGCTGCTGCAGTCGGTGTTGAATAACGCGCGGCTGATCGAGAAGCTGTCGGAGTCTATGCCGATGCGGCGAGCGGCCCAGATCACTGTCTATGTGATAGCACGGCTCCAGCTGAGAGGCCAGAATGTGGCCGAGCGACTGAGTCAGTTCAATGCCCTGCGGCAGCTCCTGGAGAAGGGAGACATTCCCCGCAACCTCAACAAGAAACTGGCCGAACTGAAAGACGCCATTGCGAAGGAGCTGAAGGACTCTTTGGGGAAGAAAGGCGAAAAgtga
- the ncbp2 gene encoding nuclear cap-binding protein subunit 2, protein MSIVLNALNSDSHVELSQYRDQHFRGSRYEQDKLLRYSCTLYVGNLSFYTTEEQIYELFSKSGDVKRIIMGLDKIKKTSCGFCFVEYYTRADAEQCMRFINGTRLDDRIIRTDWDTGFKEGRQFGRGKSGGQVRDEYRTDYDAGRGGFGKLVQMQRVPEPRQKF, encoded by the exons ATGTCTATTGTACTGAATGCCCTCAACAGTGATTCTCATGTGGAGCTGAGCCAGTACCGGGATCAACATTTCCGG GGAAGCCGATATGAGCAAGACAAACTGCTGAGATATAGCTGCACTCTCTACGTCGGGAATTTGTCATTTTACACAACTGAGGAACAGATCTATGAACTCTTCTCAAAAAGCGGTGATGTTAAGAGAATCATCATGGGATTAGACAAAATCAAGAAAACTTCATGTGGATTCTGTTTTGTGGA ATATTACACACGAGCTGATGCTGAACAATGCATGAGATTTATTAATGGAACACGCCTGGATGATCGGATCATCAGAACAGACTGGGATACTGGTTTCAAAGAAGGCAGGCAATTTGGACGAGGCAAATCTGGTGGTCAG GTACGTGATGAATATAGGACTGATTATGATGCTGGCAGAGGTGGATTTGGGAAATTGGTCCAGATGCAGAGGGTTCCAGAACCAAGACAGAAATTCTAA
- the LOC122556063 gene encoding GPI mannosyltransferase 4-like, producing MALSIVWLALALFRILWCLAPQTGYIHPDEFFQSPEVMAGDILNLKIFRSWEFNTSYPSRSILFPMATTGFSFIVLKTLHNSGLFGSILNSYSLLIFPRLYLTCLSFILDYSIYHLACLWGADPWHSLILLSGSHVMLVFYTRTFSNVIEGVLFALLLLFVAMDVQQTSVAIHPKEEERTNNKYLIGVVLVSGFFNRPTFISYALMPMILWLSHDQKEKFQFNLRTILKTSFSIFSPVIVTSFIFIIIDTLYFNLLVSEFDWFMEDRYSIHKHIINLSKNLVLTPLNFILYNLDPDNLSVHGRHPWFTHLTVNGFTMFGALHLSAFVSVIRIITQKSVGTGRCHDPKKQQFDKRLRMQFPAPPPITRYLILVYFVPLIILSLFSHQEARFLTPLIIPIVIHSVLNYEILRGKAVIVVFNILCSVLFGCLHQGGLIPCLSYLENVLHSKDPIANQSEHDLIFYHTYMPPRYLLNIKSDQECIRIIDLGGSDVSILNNTVNGLHDNFSMHLTKCLSKHNGNNQEINIYIIAPGTVQDDIKSCGFHWKTVASFFPHLTMEDPPDISSFLSEDGLNQLSLYIFKVHTKSKI from the coding sequence GTGACATTTTGAACTTGAAGATCTTTCGTTCTTGGGAATTCAATACCAGCTATCCCAGCAGATCAATCCTTTTCCCAATGGCCACAACTGGCTTTTCCTTCATTGTCCTGAAAACTTTACACAATTCTGGATTATTTGGCAGTATCCTAAACAGCTACAGTTTGTTGATTTTTCCCAGATTATACCTGACATGCCTATCCTTTATATTGGACTACTCTATATACCATTTAGCCTGTCTCTGGGGAGCAGACCCTTGGCATTCTTTAATACTGCTGAGTGGGTCACATGTGATGTTGGTTTTTTACACAAGGACATTTTCAAATGTTATAGAAGGAGTTCTATTTGCATTACTGCTGCTGTTTGTGGCTATGGACGTACAGCAAACAAGTGTGGCAATACATCCTAAGGAGGAGGAAAGAACGAACAATAAATATCTTATTGGGGTTGTTTTGGTCTCTGGATTTTTTAATAGGCCCACATTCATTAGTTACGCTTTAATGCCAATGATCTTGTGGCTTTCTCATGATCAGAAAGAAAAGTTTCAATTCAACTTAAGAACAATACTGAAAACATCATTTAGCATTTTTTCACCTGTAATTGTAACCAGTTTCATTTTCATTATTATTGATACACTATATTTTAATTTATTGGTTTCTGAATTTGATTGGTTTATGGAAGATAGATATTCTATACACAAACATATCATTAATCTAAGTAAAAACCTAGTTTTAACTCCACTTAATTTCATTTTGTATAACTTGGATCCAGACAACCTTTCTGTACATGGGAGGCATCCCTGGTTTACACATCTGACTGTTAATGGTTTTACAATGTTTGGTGCTCTTCACTTGTCAGCTTTTGTATCTGTTATCAGAATTATAACTCAGAAGTCTGTTGGCACAGGTAGGTGTCATGACCCAAAGAAACAGCAGTTTGATAAGAGATTACGAATGCAGTTTCCTGCTCCCCCTCCAATTACTAGGTATTtaattttggtttattttgttcCTCTAATCATTCTGTCCTTGTTCAGTCATCAGGAGGCACGGTTTCTTACTCCACTCATTATACCAATTGTTATACATAGTGTTTTAAATTATGAGATATTGAGGGGGAAAGCTGTAATTGTTGTGTTTAACATTTTATGTTCTGTACTTTTTGGCTGTCTGCACCAGGGTGGCTTAATTCCTTGTTTGTCCTATTTAGAAAATGTTTTGCATTCAAAAGATCCCATAGCTAACCAGTCTGAGCATGATTTGATATTTTATCACACCTACATGCCTCCTAGATATCTCTTGAACATCAAATCAGACCAAGAGTGTATCAGAATCATTGACTTGGGAGGGTCTGATGTGTCTATACTCAATAACACAGTGAATGGATTGCACGACAATTTCTCAATGCACTTGACAAAGTGCTTGTCCAAGCACAATGGGAATAAtcaggaaataaatatttatattaTTGCACCTGGCACTGTTCAAGATGATATCAAAAGCTGTGGCTTTCATTGGAAAACTGTTGCATCGTTCTTCCCTCATTTAACTATGGAAGATCCACCTGatatttcttcttttctttctgaagATGGATTGAACCAGCTGAGTCTTTACATTTTCAAAGTGCACACAAAGTCAAAGATTTAG